The genomic region AAAACGAACGAAGTCCTGGCGGGTCTCAGCCGCCTCTTTGTCCTCGGTCAGCGCGCGCAAGCGCTCCCAGGCCCGCCGCAGGGTCTGGTAGCGGGTTGCCATTTCCTGGACGCGTTGCGTCGTATCAGCGAAATCGTCGAGCAGGGAGAGCGCCGAATCAGCCTCGCGTAAGACCTGCTGCTCATGCTGTCCATAGACGTGCAGCAGCCCGGCACTAAGCTGACGCAGCAGCGCAACCGTGGTCAGCGTGCCGTTCAGATACACCCGGCTCCGCCCGCTCGCCGTAATCACACGGCGGACGAGGAGTTCTTCCGCTTCAAGCAGACCATGTTCCGC from Gemmatimonadota bacterium harbors:
- a CDS encoding DNA repair protein RecN, with product FAEHGLLEAEELLVRRVITASGRSRVYLNGTLTTVALLRQLSAGLLHVYGQHEQQVLREADSALSLLDDFADTTQRVQEMATRYQTLRRAWERLRALTEDKEAAETRQDFVRFQVDEIHHAALRPGEEEELRQERTILVHAERLYQAASGGEAVLTESDSAVTDQLGRLVAQLRDLVQVDAGLNEAVSLLSDGLAQVEEAALFLRKYGERLSPNPERL